From the Venenivibrio stagnispumantis genome, one window contains:
- the amrS gene encoding AmmeMemoRadiSam system radical SAM enzyme, whose translation MEALAWLSEKRKENKILCKACSQRCVLDINEYGKCGVRVNKDGNLYLTVYGTAAAYNIDPVEKKPLFHFLPGTEIFSVGTVGCNLSCKFCQNWEISQYPKEHNYKVFGIELMPETIVNIAKTKNIPSIAFTYNEPVILFEYAYDTFKLAKENGIKTVFVSSGYETKEALDIIAPYLDASNIDLKAFTDRFYREICGARLKPVLEAIEYAYKKGIWIEITTLIIPEENDSKEELRDIAKFIASIDKNIPWHISRFFPMYKMLDKPPTPIEKLKEAYEIGKEEGLNYVYVGNIIDEDRESTYCPNCKFKVIDRTGYVGQYVKNHLVDGKCPKCNTEIKGVWK comes from the coding sequence GTGGAAGCATTAGCTTGGTTATCAGAAAAAAGAAAAGAAAATAAAATACTTTGTAAAGCATGTTCTCAAAGATGTGTATTAGATATTAATGAGTATGGAAAATGTGGTGTAAGAGTAAATAAAGATGGGAATTTATATTTAACAGTTTATGGAACGGCAGCTGCATATAATATAGACCCTGTTGAAAAAAAGCCTCTATTTCATTTTTTACCGGGAACAGAAATATTTTCAGTTGGAACAGTTGGATGCAATCTCAGTTGTAAATTTTGCCAAAACTGGGAAATTTCACAATATCCAAAGGAGCATAATTATAAAGTATTTGGAATAGAATTAATGCCTGAAACTATTGTAAATATAGCAAAAACAAAAAATATTCCTTCTATTGCATTTACTTATAATGAACCGGTGATACTTTTTGAATATGCTTATGATACATTTAAATTAGCAAAGGAAAATGGTATAAAAACTGTTTTTGTAAGTAGTGGATATGAAACAAAAGAAGCATTGGATATTATTGCTCCTTATTTAGATGCTTCAAATATAGATTTAAAAGCCTTTACAGATAGATTTTATAGGGAAATATGTGGGGCAAGATTGAAACCTGTATTGGAAGCTATAGAGTATGCTTATAAAAAAGGAATATGGATAGAAATAACTACTTTGATTATTCCGGAAGAGAATGATTCAAAAGAAGAGTTAAGAGATATAGCTAAATTTATAGCATCAATAGATAAAAATATTCCTTGGCATATATCAAGATTCTTCCCGATGTATAAAATGCTTGATAAACCACCAACACCTATAGAAAAACTGAAAGAAGCTTATGAAATAGGTAAAGAAGAAGGATTAAATTATGTTTATGTAGGAAACATTATTGATGAAGATAGAGAATCAACTTATTGTCCAAATTGTAAATTTAAAGTGATAGATAGAACCGGTTATGTTGGACAGTATGTAAAAAATCATCTTGTAGATGGAAAATGCCCTAAATGTAATACCGAAATAAAAGGAGTTTGGAAATAA
- a CDS encoding 6-pyruvoyl trahydropterin synthase family protein, translated as MKYEITKIFRFEAGHRVWKQDLSRGKGAKLSGEKIPENKCINLHGHSYVLEVTVGSDSLNEQEMVVDFYHIKSALKSLIDDVFDHSFIIDRNDPIFPEFQKLFGCYKLTVVDFCPTAEALAKYFYDYLTQKLKEANLEEDIKVVSVTLWETATGKATYRGE; from the coding sequence ATGAAATATGAAATAACTAAAATATTTAGATTTGAAGCAGGACATAGGGTCTGGAAGCAAGATTTATCAAGAGGTAAAGGAGCAAAATTATCAGGTGAAAAAATACCTGAAAATAAATGTATAAACCTTCACGGACATAGTTATGTTTTAGAAGTTACTGTTGGTTCAGATAGTTTGAATGAGCAAGAAATGGTTGTAGATTTTTACCATATAAAATCGGCTCTAAAATCTCTTATAGATGATGTTTTTGACCATTCATTTATAATAGATAGAAATGACCCTATTTTTCCGGAATTTCAAAAATTATTTGGATGTTATAAACTTACGGTAGTTGATTTTTGTCCTACTGCCGAAGCCCTTGCAAAATATTTTTATGATTATCTCACCCAAAAGCTAAAAGAAGCTAATCTGGAAGAAGATATAAAAGTTGTATCTGTCACCCTTTGGGAAACTGCCACCGGAAAAGCTACATACAGAGGTGAGTAA
- the trpS gene encoding tryptophan--tRNA ligase, with translation MKIVSGMRPTGKLHLGHYLGVIKNWLILQENNECMFFIADWHALTNKYKDTSDLKENIFQMMIDWLSCGIDPQKATVFIQSAIKEHSELALLLGMITPKSWLELNPSYKDLKFNLFFQYIRDFLYGKNIKIQEEQLREIVYKAFYHKKDVDFGLMEEELKKISNEKVAKEIVNNLAEGEIGKEIDTFGFFGYPVLMAADILIYKAEAVPVGEDQLPHIEITREIARRFNRFYKEVFPEPKALLTPQSKLLGIDGRKMSKSYNNAIYLADTEEELNKKVLSMKTDPSRIRKTDKGNPDICNVFSYHKLFTDEDIVKEIDTSCRNAQIGCIDCKKILAKNLNKFLEPIREKRAFYEKNKEDLIDIFKEGNNKAKKEASENMHQIRNAMNLWID, from the coding sequence ATGAAAATAGTTAGTGGAATGAGACCTACCGGCAAGCTTCATCTTGGACATTATTTAGGTGTTATTAAAAATTGGCTAATTTTACAAGAAAATAATGAATGTATGTTTTTTATAGCAGATTGGCATGCATTAACCAATAAATATAAAGATACTTCTGATTTAAAAGAAAATATATTTCAGATGATGATAGATTGGTTATCCTGTGGAATTGACCCACAAAAAGCGACAGTTTTTATCCAATCTGCAATAAAAGAGCATTCTGAACTTGCATTATTACTTGGAATGATTACACCAAAAAGCTGGCTTGAACTAAATCCTTCTTACAAAGATTTAAAATTTAATTTATTTTTCCAATATATCAGGGATTTTTTATATGGAAAAAATATAAAAATACAGGAAGAACAACTAAGAGAAATTGTTTATAAAGCGTTTTATCATAAAAAAGATGTAGATTTTGGATTAATGGAAGAAGAGCTAAAAAAAATCTCAAATGAAAAAGTTGCAAAAGAGATTGTAAATAATTTAGCAGAAGGTGAAATAGGAAAAGAGATAGATACTTTTGGATTTTTTGGTTATCCAGTATTGATGGCAGCAGATATTCTAATTTATAAGGCAGAAGCTGTGCCGGTTGGAGAAGACCAACTTCCTCATATAGAGATAACAAGAGAGATAGCAAGAAGATTTAATAGATTTTATAAAGAAGTATTTCCCGAGCCGAAAGCTTTACTTACACCACAATCAAAACTGCTCGGTATAGATGGAAGAAAAATGTCAAAATCTTACAATAATGCAATTTATCTTGCAGATACAGAAGAAGAACTTAATAAAAAAGTTTTATCAATGAAAACAGACCCAAGCAGAATAAGAAAAACCGATAAAGGAAATCCGGATATATGTAATGTATTTTCTTATCATAAATTATTTACCGATGAAGATATAGTAAAAGAGATAGATACATCTTGTAGAAATGCCCAAATAGGATGTATAGATTGCAAAAAAATCCTTGCAAAAAATTTAAATAAATTCTTAGAACCAATCAGAGAAAAAAGGGCTTTTTATGAAAAAAATAAAGAAGATTTGATAGATATATTTAAAGAAGGAAATAATAAAGCAAAAAAAGAAGCTTCTGAAAATATGCATCAAATCAGGAATGCTATGAATCTATGGATAGATTAA
- a CDS encoding dihydroorotate dehydrogenase electron transfer subunit, with the protein MAKKFEIQGRILENRYISGKTWLLRVEVPEEVIKNTKPASFAMIKPTPNNYFDPLLRRAFAIADIENKSILLFYDIHGKGTSFLTSRKENEEISILAPLGNNFFPENYDNYIIVGGGIGFAGLSLLMKELRKKGKNFISLYGARTKEELSMMEWINKNSFDVKYYTDDGSFGKKGFVTQDLKEIAEGMENVAFAVCGPTPMMKAVSKIAKELNIPCYLSLESRMACGIGICIGCVIKDKENDTYIRVCYEGPVFEANKIELL; encoded by the coding sequence ATGGCAAAAAAATTTGAAATTCAAGGCAGGATTTTAGAAAATAGATATATATCCGGTAAAACTTGGTTATTAAGGGTAGAAGTTCCAGAAGAAGTTATAAAAAACACAAAACCGGCTTCTTTTGCAATGATTAAACCAACACCGAACAACTATTTTGACCCATTACTTAGAAGGGCTTTTGCAATAGCAGATATAGAAAATAAAAGTATTTTATTATTTTATGATATCCACGGAAAAGGTACTTCCTTTTTAACATCAAGAAAAGAAAATGAAGAAATATCAATATTAGCACCACTTGGAAATAACTTTTTTCCGGAAAATTATGATAACTATATAATAGTCGGTGGTGGAATAGGATTTGCCGGATTATCATTATTAATGAAAGAATTAAGAAAAAAAGGCAAAAATTTTATATCTTTATACGGAGCAAGAACAAAAGAAGAGCTTTCTATGATGGAATGGATTAATAAAAATAGTTTTGATGTTAAATATTATACAGATGATGGAAGTTTTGGAAAAAAGGGATTTGTTACACAGGATTTGAAAGAGATTGCAGAAGGGATGGAAAATGTAGCCTTTGCAGTATGCGGACCAACTCCTATGATGAAAGCAGTATCTAAGATAGCAAAAGAGTTAAATATTCCTTGTTATCTATCCCTTGAAAGTAGAATGGCTTGCGGTATAGGAATATGCATAGGTTGCGTTATAAAAGATAAAGAAAATGACACATACATAAGGGTTTGCTACGAAGGACCCGTTTTTGAAGCAAATAAAATAGAGCTATTATAA
- a CDS encoding HU family DNA-binding protein has translation MTRADIVEAIHKSGKVDLSKRQISQLVNATFDIISEYLSEPEENKKVMISGFGAFIIKKRKSKIGRNPKTKEEKVIPERYGLSFKAGKNLKEALKKGKK, from the coding sequence ATGACAAGAGCTGATATAGTTGAAGCTATCCATAAAAGTGGAAAAGTAGATTTATCAAAAAGACAGATTTCCCAGTTAGTAAATGCCACTTTTGATATAATTTCTGAGTATCTTTCAGAGCCAGAAGAAAATAAAAAAGTTATGATTTCCGGTTTCGGAGCATTTATTATTAAAAAAAGAAAATCTAAAATAGGAAGAAATCCTAAAACAAAAGAAGAAAAAGTTATTCCGGAAAGATATGGATTATCTTTTAAAGCCGGTAAAAATCTCAAAGAAGCATTGAAAAAAGGTAAGAAGTAA
- a CDS encoding secretin and TonB N-terminal domain-containing protein, translating into MVKFNRLILVILLVSYIAYGKEEDVLENKIMLLNILTELKETKEKNKKLEEKLEEQKKAEKPVLPKKKLYTLSLEDAPLKTILYALTKDTNINVILAPDIDPNIKITANFKNVTFEDALETILKIANLSYEQKNNLIYIKSTMTKTFKIPYVKSISNYSSDLGGDVLGGTGGSGGGTGGGTGSGTGTTNLKGKFSINYKAEEDVNDLYKQIEDNLSSILSEKGKYTLNKFSGILIVEDRRDRIELIEKFLESLKKEIEKQVQIEAKIVEVSLSDSYAFGIDWSVLTKNFLGTGAQVVVSQTLSLPNSNASINVVSSDFNALLTALAQVGKVETLSNPRIRVINGQSALISSGTIIPFWEKELNAVGGTATTQPITTVTYTRTNILSGIMLGVTPYIDDDGEITLNVVPVATNIQGTKQLTENGQVVAEAPIIAVKETGTVIKVKDGDIVIIGGLISKENNDTENKVPVLGDVPGFGNLFKQKSVSKTRKELIIFLKPTIINKKSE; encoded by the coding sequence ATGGTTAAATTTAATAGATTAATCCTTGTTATCTTATTAGTTTCGTATATAGCATATGGGAAAGAAGAAGATGTTCTTGAAAATAAAATAATGTTATTGAATATACTAACGGAGTTAAAAGAAACAAAAGAAAAAAATAAAAAATTGGAAGAGAAACTTGAAGAACAAAAAAAAGCAGAAAAGCCTGTTCTGCCCAAGAAAAAATTATATACATTATCATTAGAAGATGCTCCTTTAAAAACCATTTTATATGCACTTACAAAAGATACAAATATAAATGTTATATTAGCTCCCGATATAGACCCTAATATTAAGATTACTGCAAATTTTAAAAATGTAACCTTTGAAGATGCTCTTGAAACAATATTAAAAATAGCAAATCTAAGCTATGAACAAAAAAATAATTTAATTTACATAAAATCAACAATGACAAAAACATTCAAAATACCTTATGTAAAATCCATATCAAATTATAGCTCAGATTTAGGTGGTGATGTTTTAGGTGGAACAGGAGGATCCGGTGGAGGAACTGGCGGTGGAACAGGAAGTGGAACAGGAACAACCAATTTAAAAGGAAAATTTTCTATTAACTATAAAGCAGAGGAAGATGTAAATGATTTATACAAACAGATAGAAGATAATCTATCATCTATCCTATCTGAAAAAGGTAAATATACATTAAATAAATTTTCAGGTATATTGATAGTAGAAGACAGAAGAGATAGAATAGAACTTATTGAAAAATTTTTGGAAAGTTTGAAAAAAGAGATAGAAAAACAAGTTCAGATAGAAGCAAAAATAGTAGAAGTATCTTTATCTGATTCTTATGCTTTTGGTATAGATTGGTCAGTTTTAACTAAAAATTTTCTCGGTACAGGAGCACAGGTTGTAGTATCACAAACACTTTCCCTTCCAAATTCAAATGCTTCTATAAATGTTGTTTCTTCTGACTTTAATGCTCTTTTAACTGCCTTAGCTCAGGTAGGAAAAGTTGAAACATTATCAAACCCAAGAATAAGAGTTATAAATGGACAATCTGCTCTCATATCCTCCGGAACCATAATTCCTTTCTGGGAGAAGGAGCTGAATGCAGTAGGTGGTACAGCAACAACCCAACCGATTACTACAGTAACATATACAAGAACAAATATATTAAGCGGTATTATGCTCGGAGTTACACCATACATAGATGATGATGGAGAAATCACATTAAATGTTGTTCCTGTTGCTACTAATATACAGGGAACAAAACAATTAACAGAAAATGGTCAAGTGGTAGCAGAGGCTCCTATTATAGCTGTAAAAGAAACCGGAACTGTAATTAAAGTAAAGGATGGAGATATAGTTATTATAGGAGGATTAATATCCAAAGAAAACAATGATACGGAAAACAAAGTGCCTGTGTTAGGAGATGTCCCTGGATTTGGAAATTTATTTAAACAAAAATCTGTTTCAAAGACAAGAAAAGAGCTTATAATTTTCTTAAAACCTACAATTATAAATAAAAAATCAGAGTAA
- the coaBC gene encoding bifunctional phosphopantothenoylcysteine decarboxylase/phosphopantothenate--cysteine ligase CoaBC produces the protein MLLNGKNILVGVSGSIASYKACELVRYLQKKGANIKVIMTPSAKEFVGELTFRALTGEEVLSDWKDGKTGLEHISYAKWADSFVIAPASANTIAKIRYGLTDNFLTSTALAYDKNLVIAPAMNTKMYQNKATEENIIVLKERGHLFVEPAEGLLACKEEGIGKLADIEDIETVILYSIMPKPLKGKKVLITAGATREFFDPIRYISNASSGQMGYSLARMAYILGADEVLLISAPTNLKKPYGVNLINVISALEMYNKVMENINNFDIIIMNAAVADFRPAIKSNQKLKKDKESTTLNLEPNPDILKETGKLKKENQILIGFAAESENILQNSIDKLKRKNLDFIVANDLSNFSRDFYEGILISKDGKKIEIKENSKEEAAYRIFNLFLQQI, from the coding sequence GTGTTATTAAACGGAAAAAATATATTAGTAGGAGTATCTGGCTCTATAGCTTCTTATAAAGCTTGTGAGTTGGTCAGGTATCTTCAAAAGAAAGGTGCAAATATAAAAGTAATAATGACTCCTTCTGCAAAAGAATTTGTCGGAGAATTAACATTTAGAGCTTTAACCGGTGAAGAGGTTTTATCCGATTGGAAAGATGGAAAAACCGGATTAGAACATATCAGTTATGCAAAGTGGGCTGATAGTTTCGTTATAGCCCCTGCTTCTGCAAACACAATAGCCAAAATAAGATACGGATTAACTGATAATTTTTTAACATCTACCGCTTTGGCTTATGACAAAAATCTTGTAATAGCACCGGCTATGAATACAAAAATGTATCAAAATAAAGCAACGGAAGAAAATATTATAGTTTTAAAAGAAAGGGGACATCTATTTGTAGAACCGGCAGAAGGATTACTTGCCTGCAAAGAAGAAGGAATAGGAAAACTTGCAGATATAGAAGATATTGAAACGGTAATATTATATAGCATAATGCCAAAACCATTAAAAGGAAAAAAAGTATTAATAACTGCCGGAGCAACAAGAGAATTTTTTGACCCAATTAGATATATTTCTAATGCTTCTTCCGGACAGATGGGCTACTCTCTTGCAAGAATGGCATATATACTCGGAGCAGATGAAGTTTTACTTATTTCTGCACCTACAAATCTAAAAAAACCTTATGGAGTGAATTTAATTAATGTTATATCTGCATTGGAGATGTATAATAAAGTTATGGAAAATATAAATAATTTTGATATAATCATAATGAATGCAGCGGTAGCCGATTTTAGACCAGCTATTAAATCAAATCAAAAATTAAAAAAAGATAAAGAAAGCACTACATTAAATTTAGAGCCAAATCCGGATATATTAAAAGAAACAGGCAAATTAAAAAAAGAAAATCAAATATTGATAGGTTTTGCAGCAGAAAGTGAAAATATATTACAAAATTCGATAGATAAATTAAAAAGAAAAAATCTTGATTTTATAGTGGCAAATGATTTATCCAACTTTTCACGAGATTTTTATGAAGGTATATTAATATCAAAAGATGGAAAAAAAATAGAGATAAAAGAAAACTCAAAAGAAGAAGCAGCTTATAGAATTTTTAACCTTTTCCTACAACAGATATAA
- a CDS encoding GspE/PulE family protein produces the protein MEKKPIGELLKEFGYINDEQIAIALKVKEVVPNKLFGEILKELSFVSSAEVSQALALQTKKEFINLLDVTPPKEVLKLVPKDIALQFEILPIDIKDNKLVLAVADPFNLIAFDLIKRRTNLELQIYVADRDMLLKNIQLYYFLLENPIEDEFKKLLNQIKAGQINIALPNLVDNIINAGIINKASDIHIVPENLATHVFYRIDGVLQHYFTLPSNIHQGVISRIKILAGLDIAEQRLPQDGSFSHKFLDEYIDLRVSTVPTEFGENAVLRILSKNLSLFNLRNLGLEEWQVRIIERNLEKPQGIFLLTGPTGSGKTTTLYSSLRKINALKRNIITVEDPIEYKFPFIKQTEVNEKAGYTFSKALRAFLRQDPDVILLGEMRDEETAEMAIRAAITGHLVLSTIHTNSAVMTIPRLLDMKIKPYMIASALNIIISQRLARKVCNFCKERKEITKNDLITLGFNEDEVSRIIGNVERVIYYEGKGCEHCRNTGYSGRIVVAEILEIDRDLAEMIEKEDTIYDIQNKAIQKGMKTIREVGLLKVLKGITTPQEIIRVTG, from the coding sequence ATGGAAAAAAAGCCAATAGGTGAATTATTAAAAGAATTCGGTTATATAAACGACGAACAAATAGCCATAGCATTAAAGGTTAAAGAGGTAGTTCCGAATAAACTTTTTGGTGAAATACTAAAAGAGTTATCTTTTGTATCATCTGCAGAAGTATCACAGGCTTTAGCATTACAAACAAAAAAAGAATTTATTAATCTTTTGGATGTTACTCCTCCTAAAGAAGTTTTAAAGTTAGTTCCAAAAGATATTGCTTTACAATTTGAAATTTTGCCAATTGATATTAAAGATAATAAACTTGTTTTAGCTGTAGCAGACCCGTTTAATTTAATAGCTTTTGATTTAATAAAAAGAAGAACAAATCTTGAACTTCAAATTTATGTTGCAGATAGAGATATGCTTTTAAAGAATATACAGTTATATTATTTCTTATTGGAAAATCCTATAGAAGATGAATTTAAAAAATTATTAAATCAAATTAAAGCCGGACAAATAAATATAGCTTTACCTAACTTGGTAGATAATATAATAAATGCAGGGATAATAAACAAAGCTTCTGATATACATATAGTACCGGAAAATTTAGCCACACATGTATTTTACAGAATAGATGGTGTATTACAACATTATTTTACTTTACCTTCTAATATACATCAAGGTGTAATATCAAGAATAAAAATACTTGCAGGATTAGATATAGCAGAACAAAGGCTTCCTCAAGATGGTTCTTTTAGCCATAAATTTTTAGATGAATACATTGATTTAAGGGTATCTACTGTTCCTACCGAATTCGGTGAGAATGCAGTACTTAGAATATTATCTAAGAATCTCTCCCTATTTAATTTAAGAAATTTAGGTTTGGAAGAATGGCAAGTTAGGATAATAGAAAGAAATCTTGAAAAACCCCAAGGTATATTTTTGCTTACCGGACCAACAGGCTCAGGTAAAACAACAACATTATATTCTTCTTTAAGAAAAATTAATGCTTTAAAAAGAAATATTATCACCGTAGAAGACCCAATTGAATACAAATTCCCATTTATCAAGCAAACAGAAGTAAATGAAAAAGCCGGTTATACATTTTCAAAAGCATTAAGAGCTTTTTTAAGACAGGATCCGGATGTTATTCTTCTTGGGGAGATGAGAGATGAAGAAACTGCAGAAATGGCAATAAGGGCAGCTATTACAGGACATTTAGTTCTATCCACAATACATACAAACAGTGCCGTCATGACCATTCCAAGATTACTTGATATGAAAATTAAACCTTATATGATTGCTTCTGCATTAAATATAATTATATCTCAAAGATTGGCAAGAAAAGTATGTAATTTTTGTAAAGAAAGAAAAGAAATAACAAAAAATGATTTAATAACCTTAGGATTTAATGAAGATGAAGTAAGCCGTATTATAGGTAATGTGGAAAGAGTTATATACTATGAAGGTAAAGGATGCGAGCATTGTAGAAATACGGGTTATTCCGGAAGAATTGTTGTTGCCGAAATTCTTGAAATTGATAGAGATTTAGCAGAAATGATAGAAAAAGAAGATACAATTTATGATATACAAAATAAAGCAATACAAAAAGGAATGAAAACCATAAGAGAAGTAGGATTATTAAAAGTTCTGAAAGGGATAACTACACCTCAAGAAATTATAAGGGTTACAGGTTAA
- the bcp gene encoding thioredoxin-dependent thiol peroxidase: MLNEGDKVPNFCLDGIDEKGDEKRFCLEDLLKNGKDIILYFYPKDDTPGCTTEACDFRDNFNILSDKVLVVGVSPDSIESHKKFKEKYNLNFILLSDKDKEVMKMFGAYGKKKMYGKETEGVIRSTFLISKDGTIKKAWRNVKAKGHVAQIIKYLENEK, from the coding sequence ATGCTAAATGAAGGAGATAAAGTTCCAAATTTTTGCCTTGATGGTATAGATGAAAAAGGAGATGAAAAAAGATTTTGTCTTGAAGATTTATTAAAAAATGGCAAGGATATAATACTGTATTTTTATCCAAAAGATGATACCCCCGGATGTACCACAGAAGCCTGTGATTTTAGGGATAATTTTAATATTTTATCTGATAAGGTTTTAGTTGTAGGAGTTAGTCCGGATAGTATAGAAAGCCATAAAAAATTTAAGGAAAAATATAATTTAAATTTTATACTTTTATCTGACAAAGATAAAGAAGTGATGAAGATGTTTGGGGCTTACGGAAAGAAAAAGATGTATGGAAAAGAAACAGAAGGAGTTATTCGCTCTACATTTTTAATATCCAAAGATGGAACAATAAAAAAAGCATGGAGAAATGTAAAAGCAAAAGGACATGTAGCCCAGATTATCAAATATCTTGAAAATGAGAAATAA
- a CDS encoding type II secretion system F family protein has translation MKIYIVEAVDTEGNIIKKMVKVNDETEIELILKAQNLEIIDIKPVPVFIEYLINFNPFKKKKIKKQEIIEFLENLHLVVKSGMPVGSGIMDLAETNENPAFKDILLDIHSRVLSGTALSEAFKVYENIFGNVIITLIRIGEETGNLEKVLKDGAEYLKRIEDIKAKTKQALIYPTFTFVAMSSAMIFWLVYVLPKLTEAFKNFNIELPVTTLFLIWLSEKTQKYILDIIAFLFFSFIFLKIGRKRNEKIKYITDKILLKLPIFGIIITYFNFAFIAEYLRLMIKSGVNITQSLNILGESLNNAIFKKAIKDASEDIYNGESISNAFQKQQMFSPMIIRMIYIGENTGQLEEQLNYISDYYYGKVNYISQNIAKMIEPILISMMGIFMLIIILGLLGPIYNLISVVGKG, from the coding sequence ATGAAAATATATATAGTAGAGGCTGTAGATACAGAAGGAAATATTATAAAAAAGATGGTGAAAGTAAACGATGAAACTGAAATAGAGCTTATATTAAAAGCTCAAAATCTTGAGATAATAGATATTAAACCGGTTCCTGTTTTTATTGAATATTTGATAAATTTTAATCCTTTTAAAAAGAAAAAAATCAAAAAACAGGAAATAATTGAGTTTTTGGAAAATCTTCATCTTGTTGTAAAATCTGGTATGCCTGTGGGAAGCGGAATAATGGATTTGGCAGAAACAAATGAAAATCCGGCTTTTAAAGATATTCTATTAGATATACATAGCAGAGTATTGAGCGGAACAGCTTTATCCGAAGCTTTTAAAGTTTATGAAAATATCTTTGGAAATGTTATTATTACCCTTATAAGAATAGGTGAAGAAACAGGTAATCTTGAAAAGGTTTTAAAAGATGGTGCAGAATATTTAAAAAGAATTGAGGATATAAAAGCTAAAACAAAACAGGCTTTAATTTATCCTACTTTTACATTTGTTGCTATGTCTTCTGCGATGATTTTCTGGCTTGTTTATGTTTTACCTAAATTGACAGAAGCTTTTAAAAATTTTAATATAGAACTTCCGGTTACTACTTTATTTTTAATCTGGCTTTCTGAAAAAACTCAAAAATATATATTAGATATAATAGCTTTTTTATTTTTCAGTTTTATTTTCCTAAAAATCGGCAGAAAGAGAAATGAGAAAATAAAATATATAACCGATAAAATTTTATTAAAACTTCCGATTTTTGGAATTATAATAACATATTTTAATTTTGCATTTATAGCTGAATATTTAAGACTTATGATAAAATCAGGAGTAAATATCACCCAATCTTTAAATATTTTAGGCGAATCCCTAAATAATGCAATCTTTAAAAAAGCTATAAAAGATGCTTCTGAAGACATTTATAACGGAGAGAGCATATCAAATGCATTTCAAAAACAACAGATGTTTTCTCCCATGATTATAAGAATGATATACATCGGTGAAAATACAGGACAATTAGAAGAACAGCTAAATTATATTTCTGATTATTACTATGGGAAAGTAAATTATATATCACAAAATATAGCAAAAATGATAGAGCCTATTTTAATCAGTATGATGGGTATTTTTATGTTAATAATAATACTTGGTCTATTGGGACCTATTTATAATCTTATATCTGTTGTAGGAAAAGGTTAA
- a CDS encoding gamma carbonic anhydrase family protein, giving the protein MPIIKGYKGKYPKIDQTAFIAENAVIIGDVEIGKDASIWYNVVIRGDVNYIRIGDRTNIQDGTIIHVTHDTHPTIIGNEVTVGHNVMLHGCVIEDRVLIGMSATVMDGVIVGKESIVAAGALVPPNKKIEPHSLWAGVPAKFVRNLTEEEIKHLEKSYQNYIKYKNIYLENKDE; this is encoded by the coding sequence ATGCCAATAATAAAAGGTTATAAAGGAAAATACCCGAAAATAGACCAGACAGCTTTTATAGCAGAAAATGCAGTAATCATAGGAGATGTGGAAATAGGTAAAGATGCAAGTATTTGGTATAATGTGGTTATAAGAGGAGATGTTAATTATATTAGGATAGGAGATAGAACAAATATTCAAGATGGAACGATTATACATGTTACCCATGATACACATCCTACAATCATAGGAAATGAAGTAACAGTGGGACATAATGTTATGCTACATGGATGCGTAATTGAGGATAGGGTTTTAATAGGTATGTCTGCTACCGTGATGGATGGAGTAATTGTTGGAAAAGAATCTATTGTCGCAGCCGGTGCATTAGTCCCACCAAATAAAAAGATAGAGCCCCATTCTTTATGGGCAGGAGTTCCGGCAAAATTTGTAAGAAATTTAACAGAAGAAGAGATAAAGCATCTTGAAAAATCTTATCAAAATTATATAAAATATAAAAACATCTATTTGGAGAATAAAGATGAATGA